One window of Chamaesiphon minutus PCC 6605 genomic DNA carries:
- a CDS encoding J domain-containing protein yields the protein MLLLNTEIQQVEQGDTFGEDLRLDLTIGCDDAIRGCEQRIRISRLGMTEDGKLEQVVKSLNVNIPAGTNHGSKLRLKGQGDACRYGGKPGDLYLCLLVASPAKEQKRNDVKIDPETKIPKSPSRGEDLYVDLGIEFNDALLGCVRDVEISRLEPNAKGELDRVVTSLRFTIPAGTNHGDKLRLKGQGDACRDGGEPGNLYLYLFVALQDKERKRNGVNIEAEVTITSSQASEGGEIVVNTTTG from the coding sequence ATGCTGTTATTAAATACAGAAATTCAGCAAGTAGAACAAGGCGATACTTTTGGTGAAGATTTACGACTCGATCTGACGATCGGATGTGATGATGCGATTCGAGGCTGCGAGCAAAGAATTAGGATTTCTCGACTAGGGATGACAGAGGATGGGAAATTAGAACAAGTTGTTAAGTCGCTCAACGTTAATATTCCTGCGGGCACAAATCATGGTAGTAAATTGAGATTGAAGGGACAAGGTGATGCTTGTAGATATGGGGGTAAACCAGGAGACTTGTATCTTTGTTTGCTCGTTGCATCGCCAGCAAAAGAACAAAAACGCAATGATGTAAAGATCGATCCAGAAACTAAAATTCCTAAATCGCCTTCGCGTGGAGAAGACTTATATGTCGATTTAGGGATCGAATTTAATGATGCTCTGCTAGGCTGCGTGCGAGACGTGGAGATTTCTCGGCTAGAACCGAACGCAAAAGGTGAGTTAGACCGAGTTGTTACATCGCTAAGATTTACCATTCCTGCTGGTACGAATCATGGTGATAAGTTAAGATTGAAAGGACAAGGTGATGCTTGTAGAGATGGTGGCGAACCAGGCAATTTGTATCTTTATTTATTCGTGGCATTGCAAGACAAAGAACGCAAACGCAATGGTGTAAATATTGAAGCCGAAGTTACAATAACTAGCTCTCAAGCTTCAGAGGGTGGCGAAATAGTGGTTAATACAACTACGGGATGA
- a CDS encoding IS982 family transposase, which yields MDLTELFCEIDDFCQDWLATFSSISFPANGNSLPKRCGLSLSEVMTISIHFHQSSYRTFKDYYLKNVCQNLTDYFPKLVSYNRMVELMPNVLIACLYYLNSRQGKVTGISFVDSTAIPVCHPKRIKRNKVFKETAKLSKSSMGWYFGFKLHLIINDCGEILSCKITPGNVDDRTHLPSMTQGISGKIFGDKGYIKKELFEELLNKGLQLITPLKSNMKNKLILMDDKISLRKRSLIETVNDQLKNICYLVHSRHRSLHNFMLNLITALIAYTHQPKKPSLKLDEPAQNFFSIVPI from the coding sequence ATGGACTTAACCGAACTATTTTGTGAAATAGATGATTTCTGCCAAGATTGGCTAGCAACTTTTTCATCAATATCTTTCCCTGCCAACGGTAATAGCTTACCAAAACGCTGCGGCCTATCACTGAGCGAGGTCATGACTATTTCTATTCATTTCCATCAGTCAAGCTATCGAACATTTAAGGATTATTACCTCAAAAATGTTTGTCAAAACTTAACTGATTATTTTCCAAAGTTGGTTAGTTACAATAGAATGGTGGAGTTGATGCCAAATGTTTTAATAGCTTGCCTTTATTATCTCAACTCTCGTCAAGGTAAGGTGACTGGAATTAGTTTCGTGGATAGCACGGCTATTCCAGTTTGTCACCCAAAAAGAATTAAAAGAAATAAGGTTTTCAAAGAAACTGCCAAGCTGAGTAAGAGTTCTATGGGATGGTACTTTGGATTCAAGCTTCATTTAATTATTAATGATTGCGGAGAGATATTAAGCTGCAAAATCACACCTGGCAATGTCGATGACCGCACACATTTGCCATCAATGACACAGGGAATATCAGGAAAAATATTTGGAGACAAAGGATATATTAAGAAAGAACTATTTGAAGAATTATTAAATAAAGGATTGCAGCTAATTACGCCACTAAAATCTAATATGAAAAACAAGCTCATCTTGATGGATGACAAAATATCACTTCGGAAACGCTCGCTGATTGAAACGGTAAATGACCAGTTAAAAAATATTTGTTATTTAGTCCATTCTCGCCATCGGAGCTTGCATAATTTCATGCTAAATCTGATTACAGCATTAATTGCTTATACTCATCAACCTAAAAAGCCGAGTTTGAAGCTAGATGAGCCTGCTCAAAACTTCTTTAGTATTGTTCCTATTTAG
- a CDS encoding DnaJ C-terminal domain-containing protein: MFNPFDFDKIAKDFKKASDILDGEQLKTEIFNAFLQGFQGKEMPEVPRGKDLYYNLSLCFNDAMLGSKQEIRIRRLEVTTNGELNTVTRVLKFTIPKGQGHESTLKLKEQGDASKHGGKPGDLFIVLVIPEDDKDRKYNELNNDIFTNIKVASDNFNHLSSMRLCLIIKSSL; this comes from the coding sequence ATGTTTAATCCTTTTGACTTTGATAAAATTGCCAAGGATTTTAAAAAAGCTTCAGATATTTTAGATGGAGAGCAACTAAAGACTGAAATTTTCAATGCTTTCCTGCAAGGCTTTCAAGGGAAAGAGATGCCGGAAGTTCCACGGGGGAAGGATTTATATTATAATCTTTCGCTCTGTTTTAATGATGCCATGCTAGGCTCTAAACAAGAAATTAGGATTCGGAGGTTAGAAGTCACGACAAATGGTGAATTAAACACAGTAACTAGAGTACTAAAATTCACAATTCCCAAAGGGCAAGGTCATGAAAGTACATTAAAACTAAAAGAACAGGGTGATGCTAGCAAACATGGTGGTAAGCCAGGAGACTTGTTTATTGTATTAGTTATCCCCGAAGATGACAAAGATCGAAAGTATAACGAGCTAAATAATGATATTTTTACCAACATCAAAGTAGCTTCCGATAACTTTAATCACCTGAGTTCGATGAGGCTGTGCCTCATCATCAAATCAAGTCTCTGA
- a CDS encoding tetratricopeptide repeat protein, with protein MDKTLDRAWILMGSNRFERSEQEIRKHLSENPDDARAHTMLAMCLFDLSRHDEAIESAKKAIELVPENPYPYWVLGFLYIRLQQLDPAEEYLSEAIELNPECPDFYASLSELYWLRGCSHNLTHEKRKKFLEKGVEASRKSLAINPEHISSILYLIKNLLVFEENFCFYNIWGLQIYPTGISLGATMVGLVIMIEGTYTEFRIWFNPHYRKYLISSSALIIKLFWSGLLIISLIGLNWSILPVFIIKFLTLLLWFCLPALIITLFFLMRRYIIKD; from the coding sequence ATGGATAAAACACTCGATCGCGCTTGGATTTTGATGGGTAGCAATCGATTCGAGCGATCTGAGCAAGAAATTCGCAAACACCTGAGCGAAAACCCAGATGATGCACGCGCTCATACGATGCTGGCAATGTGTTTATTCGATCTTTCCCGCCATGATGAGGCAATCGAGTCCGCCAAAAAAGCGATCGAGTTAGTACCAGAAAATCCTTATCCATATTGGGTTTTAGGTTTTCTGTATATCCGATTGCAGCAACTAGATCCGGCTGAAGAATATCTATCTGAAGCGATCGAGTTAAATCCAGAGTGCCCAGATTTTTATGCGTCCTTATCCGAGCTTTACTGGCTGCGAGGATGTTCTCACAATCTTACACATGAAAAAAGGAAAAAATTCCTAGAAAAAGGAGTTGAAGCTTCTAGAAAAAGTTTGGCAATTAATCCAGAGCATATCAGCTCTATTTTGTACTTAATAAAAAACTTGTTAGTTTTTGAAGAAAATTTTTGTTTCTATAATATTTGGGGCTTACAGATATATCCAACTGGGATTTCTTTAGGAGCAACAATGGTAGGTTTAGTTATCATGATAGAGGGAACTTACACAGAATTTAGAATCTGGTTTAATCCTCATTATCGTAAATACTTGATTTCCAGTTCAGCTTTAATAATCAAGTTATTTTGGAGTGGATTATTAATTATTTCACTAATTGGCTTGAATTGGAGTATTTTACCAGTATTCATAATTAAATTTTTGACTTTATTGTTGTGGTTTTGCTTACCTGCTCTGATAATAACTTTATTCTTTCTAATGCGTCGTTATATAATAAAAGATTAA
- a CDS encoding ATP-binding protein, whose translation MTNSNDPLLALREALKFSPDNIPLRQHIADTLLNRGEAAAAAIEFQQALALAPANLDLKLGLARAFYQEEKDSAALVIIEDLLDRGETSATILTLHARLLMRSGDSHTAAQQFRKAISQDPSLQDSELVDRLGVKHAESFEPDTPSPEGIEKSTICFEDVGGMETVKEEIRLKIIYPLTHADMYRAYGKSIGGGILLYGPPGCGKTHLARATAGEIRAGFIPVGLNDILDMWIGNSEKNLHQLFDRARRNQPSVLFFDEVDALAASRADLRQSSGKQLINQFLTELDGVQYSNECVLILAATNAPWHLDTAFRRPGRFDRILFVPPPDAAARASILRLLCQGKPISDLDYQFLAQKTDGCSGSDLKLVVDLAVEKKLQAAMKTGIPEPLTTKDLATAASGVKPSTREWFRTARNYAIHANQDGNYDEILKYLKM comes from the coding sequence ATGACTAATTCCAACGATCCATTGCTAGCCTTACGGGAAGCCCTCAAATTTTCCCCCGATAATATCCCGCTGCGCCAACATATCGCCGATACATTGCTCAATCGGGGTGAAGCGGCGGCGGCGGCGATCGAATTTCAGCAAGCATTAGCCCTCGCACCAGCCAATCTCGATCTCAAACTGGGTTTGGCGAGAGCCTTTTATCAGGAGGAGAAAGATTCCGCCGCATTAGTAATTATCGAAGATTTACTCGATCGGGGTGAGACTTCGGCGACGATCTTAACTCTACACGCGCGGTTACTGATGAGATCGGGTGACTCACATACCGCCGCTCAACAATTTCGCAAAGCGATTTCTCAAGATCCCAGCTTACAGGATTCGGAATTAGTCGATCGATTGGGTGTCAAACATGCTGAGAGCTTCGAGCCTGACACACCATCTCCCGAAGGCATCGAGAAATCGACTATTTGCTTTGAAGATGTGGGTGGAATGGAAACGGTGAAAGAAGAAATTCGCCTGAAGATTATTTATCCGCTTACCCATGCCGATATGTATCGTGCCTACGGTAAATCGATCGGGGGTGGCATTCTATTATACGGCCCGCCTGGATGCGGTAAAACCCATTTAGCCAGAGCGACAGCAGGCGAAATTCGGGCTGGGTTTATTCCCGTCGGTTTGAATGACATTCTGGATATGTGGATCGGTAATAGCGAGAAAAATCTGCATCAATTATTCGATCGAGCGCGCCGCAATCAGCCCTCCGTTTTATTCTTCGATGAAGTCGATGCCCTCGCCGCCAGTCGTGCGGATCTGCGCCAAAGTAGCGGCAAACAACTCATCAATCAATTTCTCACCGAATTAGATGGGGTGCAATATTCCAATGAATGCGTATTAATTCTCGCCGCGACTAATGCGCCTTGGCACTTAGATACCGCCTTCCGTCGCCCTGGCAGATTCGATCGCATCCTCTTCGTACCACCCCCAGATGCCGCCGCGCGTGCCAGCATTCTGCGCCTGCTGTGTCAGGGCAAGCCGATCTCCGATCTCGACTATCAATTCCTCGCTCAGAAGACAGATGGCTGTTCTGGATCGGATTTGAAGCTGGTAGTAGATCTAGCGGTGGAGAAGAAGCTCCAAGCAGCGATGAAAACAGGTATTCCTGAGCCGTTAACTACGAAGGATTTAGCGACAGCAGCCAGTGGGGTGAAACCTTCTACGCGCGAGTGGTTTAGGACGGCTCGGAATTATGCCATCCATGCCAATCAGGATGGTAATTATGATGAGATTTTGAAATATCTGAAGATGTAA
- a CDS encoding transposase — MLKQTVSIEECLPPDHLARFVVQTIAQLDLSSIYSAYGAKGGTPIAPEILLGMLVYGYATGIFSSRGLEKASYESMPVRFIAGNLHPDHDTIANFRSRFLEQIKELFVQILEMAVAANVLKVEDISVDGTKIHADASKSKAVSHKRLEEIQMQLRTEVEKLIKLGQKADGIKIDKEVDVVAEIARRKERLAHLEKAKQELHNRAQEQYELDQSKYVEKMAERAAYIEKTGKKPSGRVPSPPFLPSPIERNTISPILNHGS, encoded by the coding sequence ATGCTAAAACAAACAGTGAGTATCGAAGAATGCTTGCCACCAGACCATCTTGCCCGATTTGTAGTGCAAACGATCGCTCAACTCGACCTCAGTAGTATTTATAGTGCATATGGAGCCAAGGGTGGAACACCAATTGCACCAGAAATTTTGTTAGGAATGCTTGTATACGGTTACGCGACTGGAATCTTTAGTTCGCGAGGATTGGAAAAAGCGAGCTACGAATCAATGCCAGTTCGATTTATAGCTGGTAACTTACATCCAGACCATGATACGATTGCCAACTTTAGGAGTAGATTTCTAGAACAGATTAAAGAACTATTTGTACAAATATTGGAAATGGCAGTTGCAGCTAATGTATTGAAAGTTGAAGACATTAGTGTTGATGGGACAAAGATTCACGCAGATGCGTCCAAAAGTAAGGCAGTGAGCCACAAACGTTTAGAAGAAATTCAGATGCAATTACGAACGGAAGTGGAAAAATTGATAAAATTGGGTCAAAAAGCAGATGGAATTAAGATAGACAAAGAAGTCGATGTTGTTGCCGAAATTGCGCGGAGGAAGGAGCGATTAGCTCATCTTGAGAAGGCAAAACAAGAATTACATAATCGAGCGCAAGAGCAATACGAATTAGACCAGTCTAAATACGTTGAAAAAATGGCAGAACGAGCAGCATATATTGAAAAAACAGGGAAAAAGCCGAGCGGAAGGGTTCCATCACCCCCTTTTTTGCCATCACCGATCGAGCGCAATACAATTTCACCGATCCTCAATCACGGATCATGA
- a CDS encoding transposase encodes MKNSGNKGFDQHYNGQIAIEHQALLIISNTLSNHPNDQLDALPTVDAIDRRVGKPKRAALDTGYFSVTNIEGLETRQIEPYIATGRHSHQDYWQTILSQQPDPPVAAATLKAQMAYKLQTDEGRAFYRLRKCTVEPIIGIIKETIGFRQFSLRGLTKAAGEWNLVCLAYNFRRLHRLMGIKCVSPTGC; translated from the coding sequence ATGAAAAATAGTGGTAACAAAGGCTTTGACCAGCATTATAATGGTCAGATTGCGATCGAGCATCAAGCTTTATTAATTATTTCCAACACTCTATCCAATCATCCTAATGACCAACTTGATGCACTACCAACTGTCGATGCGATCGATCGTAGAGTCGGCAAGCCCAAGCGAGCAGCATTAGATACTGGCTACTTCAGCGTGACTAATATTGAGGGTTTGGAGACACGTCAAATTGAGCCATACATAGCTACCGGGCGGCATTCTCATCAGGATTATTGGCAAACTATATTGTCACAACAACCAGATCCACCAGTGGCAGCGGCAACACTGAAAGCACAGATGGCATACAAGCTGCAAACCGATGAAGGAAGAGCATTTTATCGGTTACGAAAGTGTACCGTCGAACCGATTATTGGTATTATCAAAGAAACAATAGGGTTTCGCCAGTTCTCTTTAAGAGGCTTGACCAAAGCAGCCGGAGAATGGAATCTTGTCTGCCTCGCCTACAATTTCAGACGTTTGCATCGATTAATGGGGATTAAATGTGTTTCTCCGACAGGCTGCTAG
- a CDS encoding RNA-guided endonuclease InsQ/TnpB family protein yields the protein MYQAYKFRLYPTAEQQQYFAGAFGCSRWFWNYSLNLCQETYKATGKGLSRGAIQGLLPQLKIEYPWLKKGAYSQSLQVVALNLSVAYQNFFEKKAGFPSFKSKHGRQSVSYPQNVKVGDKSIKLPIIGEVNCKIHRTFDGTVKTVTVSKNPDGKYFVSILVDDGIPSVDTNTDGKAIGVDVGLIDFCVTSDGSKYKNPRHLKKHSKNLKRKQQKLSRKQKGSSTRHKARRLVAKVHSKIKRVREDFLHKLSRKIVDENQVIAVEDLNVKGMVRNHCLAKAISDAGWGMLGTMLKYKAEKDGKTYIEVDRFFPSSKTCNNCLYKVSEMPLDVRHWDCPKCKSRNDRDVNAAKNIRDEALRFLALGTSAAASGGDVSRGGKISVLSDAVPREAGSPLSTR from the coding sequence ATGTACCAAGCTTACAAATTCCGACTATACCCAACAGCCGAACAGCAGCAATATTTTGCTGGTGCTTTTGGTTGTTCGCGTTGGTTCTGGAATTACAGCCTAAATCTTTGTCAGGAAACATACAAGGCTACTGGTAAGGGGCTAAGTCGAGGTGCGATCCAAGGTCTGTTGCCTCAGCTAAAGATAGAATATCCTTGGCTAAAGAAAGGTGCTTACTCGCAGTCTTTGCAAGTTGTAGCTCTAAACCTATCTGTTGCTTATCAAAACTTCTTTGAGAAAAAAGCTGGTTTTCCTAGCTTCAAATCAAAGCATGGACGGCAATCTGTCAGTTATCCTCAGAATGTCAAAGTCGGCGACAAGTCTATCAAGCTACCTATCATTGGTGAAGTGAATTGTAAAATTCATCGTACTTTTGATGGCACGGTAAAGACTGTCACCGTATCTAAAAACCCAGATGGAAAATATTTTGTTTCTATCTTGGTTGATGACGGCATTCCCAGTGTAGATACTAATACAGACGGCAAGGCAATTGGTGTAGATGTAGGCTTGATTGACTTCTGTGTAACTAGTGATGGCAGTAAGTATAAAAACCCTCGTCACCTCAAGAAACATAGTAAAAATCTCAAGCGCAAACAGCAAAAACTCAGTCGTAAACAGAAGGGGAGTAGCACCAGACATAAAGCCAGAAGATTAGTGGCAAAAGTCCACTCTAAAATCAAGCGCGTTCGTGAAGATTTTCTGCACAAACTATCCCGCAAGATAGTAGACGAAAACCAAGTTATTGCAGTAGAAGATCTAAATGTCAAAGGTATGGTACGCAACCACTGTCTAGCCAAAGCAATTAGCGATGCTGGGTGGGGGATGCTCGGAACAATGCTCAAGTACAAAGCCGAGAAAGATGGGAAAACCTATATTGAGGTTGACCGATTTTTCCCTAGCTCTAAGACTTGCAATAATTGTCTGTACAAAGTATCTGAGATGCCATTGGATGTTCGTCATTGGGATTGCCCTAAATGTAAATCTCGAAACGATCGCGACGTAAATGCGGCAAAAAACATCAGAGATGAAGCCTTGCGGTTTTTGGCATTAGGAACTAGTGCTGCTGCCAGTGGAGGGGATGTAAGTCGTGGTGGCAAGATTTCGGTCTTGTCGGACGCTGTTCCCCGCGAAGCTGGAAGCCCGCTCTCTACCCGATAG
- a CDS encoding Retroviral aspartyl protease — protein MFHFKYVDLGAGLPPAPIVMLTVYPPEWERATTGELCYSCTAFLDTGSDCTLLPLEAISVLNLTTFKANAAIVGVGGGQMQGLGCYVDLGIGTRHFAAIRAYACGLENLNGHAIIGRDVLNQCLVEFDGLVGEVRL, from the coding sequence ATGTTCCATTTCAAATATGTCGATTTGGGAGCTGGTTTACCGCCTGCGCCAATCGTAATGCTGACTGTTTATCCCCCTGAATGGGAACGAGCGACGACGGGGGAGCTTTGTTATTCTTGTACCGCATTTTTGGATACTGGCTCCGATTGTACCTTGCTGCCACTGGAGGCAATTTCCGTATTAAATTTGACTACTTTTAAGGCTAATGCGGCGATTGTCGGCGTCGGTGGCGGACAAATGCAAGGGTTAGGATGCTATGTAGATCTGGGTATTGGCACCCGCCACTTTGCCGCGATCCGTGCATACGCTTGTGGATTAGAAAATCTGAATGGACATGCCATTATCGGCAGAGATGTTTTGAATCAATGTTTAGTAGAATTTGATGGTTTAGTTGGCGAGGTCAGATTGTAG
- a CDS encoding DUF5678 domain-containing protein — protein sequence MNSNRAEPIANDRIEYLLQQEHIYQANKSELLARYQGQYIAFENGVVLDSDLDDRQLMHRIYAKYGHRDIFIEYVCDPEPQLSVSAAGHLFPIH from the coding sequence ATGAACTCAAACCGCGCCGAACCAATAGCGAACGATCGGATCGAATACTTATTACAGCAAGAACACATCTACCAAGCTAACAAATCAGAACTACTCGCTCGATATCAAGGACAATATATAGCATTTGAGAACGGAGTGGTATTGGATAGCGATCTAGACGATCGACAGCTAATGCACCGCATATATGCTAAATACGGACATCGAGATATCTTTATTGAATATGTCTGCGATCCCGAACCTCAATTATCTGTGTCTGCTGCTGGTCATTTATTTCCCATTCATTAG
- a CDS encoding ABC transporter ATP-binding protein, whose translation MKQRSNYWQLLPYIRPHRLTILLALLWIGVYTAFWPIQAWLAGQISKYVGTDVTMLAKIAVAGGLVYIFQGIAQYCMNTLMAKAAFGITLDLRKHTYGHLLGLSGDRLSQIQLGDLSYRLTEDIDKIGEIINKIFHQFIPCVLQLIVILGYMVYINWQLTLAVFLIAPVIAVLVGWFGEKLQKQSLKSQNQIADLSSLVTEDLGGIRMIQAFAAEDYARIKFGQEAEFNRQAKYLTEKINALQHPIVSFLQVVSILFIFVLAGLQISAGNLTSAEFVIYLTNIVLIISPIALTTSNYNELKQAEASVDRVFELLTIPQTITERPDAIALPPATSKIEYRNVNFGYTSDKTILKDFNLTVKAGETIALVGTSGAGKSTILSLLNRFHDVSSGSISIDGIDIRNVTLKSLRRQIGIVPQDTVLLSGHIAQNIAFGQTDFDIKDVEEAAKIANAHQFISQLSQGYYTYVGEKGTTLSGGQKQRIAIARAVFFNPRILILDEATSALDSESEALVQEALERIMADRTVFIIAHRLATVRKADRILVVENGEIIEAGTHSELLDRSGRYAQFYARQFSQQN comes from the coding sequence TTGAAACAGCGTTCTAACTATTGGCAACTTCTTCCTTATATTCGTCCACACAGACTGACAATTTTGTTAGCGTTGTTGTGGATCGGAGTTTATACTGCTTTTTGGCCGATTCAGGCGTGGTTAGCCGGACAAATCAGTAAATATGTGGGTACTGATGTCACTATGCTGGCTAAAATTGCGGTAGCTGGAGGACTGGTATATATCTTCCAAGGTATCGCTCAATATTGTATGAATACGTTGATGGCCAAGGCTGCTTTTGGCATTACGCTAGATCTACGCAAACATACTTACGGACACCTGTTGGGCTTGAGCGGCGATCGATTATCGCAGATACAATTGGGCGATTTATCATATCGATTAACTGAAGATATCGATAAAATTGGCGAAATTATTAATAAGATTTTTCATCAATTTATCCCGTGTGTGCTCCAGCTTATTGTCATCCTGGGATATATGGTTTATATCAACTGGCAATTGACATTAGCGGTATTTCTCATTGCGCCAGTAATTGCCGTTTTAGTTGGCTGGTTTGGCGAAAAACTGCAAAAGCAATCATTAAAGAGTCAAAACCAGATTGCTGATTTATCTTCGCTAGTAACCGAAGACCTCGGTGGGATTCGGATGATTCAAGCTTTTGCGGCTGAAGATTACGCTCGCATCAAGTTCGGGCAAGAAGCTGAGTTTAATCGGCAGGCTAAATATTTGACTGAAAAGATTAATGCCTTGCAGCATCCGATCGTTAGTTTCTTACAAGTCGTTAGTATTCTATTTATATTTGTATTAGCTGGTCTTCAGATTTCGGCAGGTAATTTAACATCTGCTGAATTTGTGATTTACCTTACTAATATCGTTTTAATTATCAGCCCGATCGCGCTGACTACCAGTAACTATAACGAGCTAAAACAAGCAGAAGCTTCAGTCGATCGAGTTTTTGAATTGTTGACTATTCCACAAACTATTACCGAGCGTCCAGATGCGATAGCGTTGCCACCAGCAACTAGTAAAATTGAATATCGTAATGTTAACTTCGGCTATACATCCGACAAAACCATTCTCAAAGATTTTAATCTCACTGTCAAAGCTGGAGAAACTATCGCGCTAGTTGGTACTTCAGGAGCGGGGAAAAGTACGATTCTGAGTTTATTAAATCGCTTTCATGACGTATCATCTGGCAGCATCTCGATCGATGGTATCGATATCCGCAATGTGACGCTCAAAAGTCTGCGCCGTCAAATCGGTATCGTCCCGCAAGATACGGTATTACTATCGGGACATATCGCTCAAAACATTGCTTTTGGACAGACCGATTTCGATATTAAAGATGTCGAAGAAGCTGCTAAAATCGCTAATGCACATCAATTCATCTCTCAACTTTCGCAAGGTTATTATACTTATGTCGGCGAGAAAGGGACGACTTTATCGGGAGGACAAAAACAACGGATTGCGATCGCCAGAGCGGTATTCTTTAATCCACGCATTCTAATTCTCGACGAAGCAACTTCCGCGCTAGACTCCGAATCAGAAGCCTTAGTACAAGAAGCATTAGAAAGAATTATGGCCGATCGCACGGTATTTATTATCGCTCACCGTCTAGCAACAGTCCGCAAAGCCGATCGAATTTTGGTCGTCGAAAATGGCGAGATTATCGAAGCAGGTACTCATAGCGAATTACTCGATCGATCTGGACGCTATGCTCAGTTTTATGCTCGACAATTCAGCCAGCAAAACTAG
- a CDS encoding lipid-A-disaccharide synthase-related protein yields the protein MKLLCISNGHGEDAIALPVLQELRKLSPAIEIIALPIVGVGKAYSSNGFSIASKVQVMPSGGFLNQDNRQLVRDLQGGLVGLTIDQIRTARGWAQAGGKILAVGDIVPLLFAWLSGAEYAFIGTAKSEYYIRDRHGQVLPSQLNSIEVKTGSYYLPWERWLLSRSRCKAVFARDKLTAEILRRWQIPTFDLGNPMTDGVASAIAPVFYRPHSAQLELARPLIVTLLPGSRPPEAYANWRCILIAVNSLILAFKQREIVCLAAIVPTLDLEILGGILCDLGWERVVRIDRDLTDAIAAPGTIYYRRDQIAIAISTQAYAQFMQQGDCAIAMAGTATEQFIGLGKPAFIIPGAGPQFTPAFAEAQTRLLGESVILVPQPKDVGLEIWQLLQQPDRLQSIAENGLLRMGTPGAARRIAKCLIDVMS from the coding sequence ATGAAACTTCTCTGCATCAGCAACGGACATGGTGAAGATGCGATCGCATTGCCAGTGCTTCAAGAATTGCGAAAATTAAGTCCGGCGATAGAAATAATTGCTTTACCGATCGTGGGTGTGGGTAAGGCTTATAGTAGTAACGGTTTCTCGATCGCCAGTAAAGTCCAGGTAATGCCATCGGGGGGATTTCTCAACCAGGATAATCGGCAATTGGTACGAGATCTTCAGGGGGGATTGGTAGGATTGACGATCGATCAAATTCGGACTGCTCGTGGGTGGGCGCAAGCTGGGGGTAAAATTCTGGCTGTTGGCGATATCGTGCCGCTGTTATTTGCCTGGTTGAGTGGGGCGGAATATGCTTTTATCGGTACGGCCAAATCGGAGTATTATATTCGCGATCGGCACGGCCAAGTTTTACCCTCGCAGCTCAACTCGATCGAAGTTAAAACTGGCTCGTATTATTTGCCATGGGAACGGTGGTTATTGAGTCGCAGTAGATGTAAAGCCGTGTTTGCGCGCGATAAACTCACCGCCGAGATCTTACGACGATGGCAGATTCCCACTTTCGATCTGGGCAATCCGATGACGGATGGAGTTGCGAGTGCGATCGCGCCAGTATTTTATCGACCTCATTCAGCACAATTAGAATTAGCTCGTCCGCTAATAGTTACCTTGCTACCTGGTTCGCGTCCGCCGGAAGCTTATGCCAATTGGCGGTGCATTTTAATAGCTGTAAATAGCCTGATTTTAGCTTTTAAGCAGCGGGAAATTGTTTGTTTGGCTGCAATCGTCCCCACGTTAGATCTGGAGATTTTAGGGGGTATTCTGTGCGATTTGGGATGGGAGCGAGTGGTTCGGATCGATCGAGATTTAACCGATGCGATCGCCGCTCCGGGTACGATTTATTATCGTCGCGACCAGATCGCGATCGCGATTAGTACTCAAGCTTACGCTCAGTTTATGCAGCAAGGTGACTGCGCGATTGCAATGGCGGGGACGGCGACGGAACAATTTATCGGTTTGGGAAAACCAGCTTTTATCATTCCTGGTGCTGGCCCTCAGTTTACGCCTGCTTTTGCCGAAGCGCAAACTCGCTTGTTGGGTGAGTCGGTAATTTTAGTTCCGCAGCCAAAGGATGTGGGATTAGAAATCTGGCAATTATTACAACAGCCCGATCGCTTGCAATCGATCGCAGAAAATGGTTTATTACGCATGGGTACTCCTGGCGCGGCGCGACGCATTGCCAAATGTTTAATCGATGTTATGAGTTAA